A window from gamma proteobacterium SS-5 encodes these proteins:
- a CDS encoding purine-binding chemotaxis protein CheW, protein MGELATTDQQPGTGTNLVVDEANQYLTFHVQGESLAIGILDVKEIIEVGVMTRVPMTPDFIQGVINLRGNVVPVINLGSRLGRGRCPMTRRSCIVLVECEVENSDRQTIGMLVDEVNEILEIRQDCMQPPPDFGTDIRIDFIQRMARVDEQFIALLDIGHVLSMGELAQYMLPGGAANLPAATAEAARGAD, encoded by the coding sequence ATGGGTGAACTAGCAACCACGGACCAACAACCCGGCACGGGGACGAATCTGGTGGTCGATGAGGCCAATCAGTATCTGACCTTCCATGTGCAGGGGGAGAGCCTGGCCATCGGTATTCTCGATGTCAAGGAGATCATCGAGGTAGGCGTCATGACCCGAGTGCCCATGACCCCTGACTTCATTCAGGGGGTGATCAACCTGCGCGGCAACGTGGTGCCGGTGATCAACCTGGGCAGCCGTCTGGGCCGGGGCAGATGCCCGATGACCCGGCGCAGCTGCATCGTGCTGGTGGAGTGCGAGGTGGAGAACAGCGACCGTCAGACCATCGGCATGCTGGTGGATGAGGTGAACGAGATCCTTGAGATCCGCCAGGACTGCATGCAGCCGCCGCCGGACTTTGGCACCGACATCCGCATCGACTTCATCCAGCGCATGGCCCGGGTGGACGAGCAGTTCATCGCCCTGCTCGATATCGGCCATGTGCTCTCCATGGGCGAGCTGGCCCAGTATATGCTGCCCGGCGGGGCGGCCAACCTGCCCGCAGCCACGGCGGAAGCGGCACGGGGAGCGGATTGA
- a CDS encoding SAM-dependent methyltransferase, which translates to MDQEIDFQVEPITDDEFKRFQKLLHDTAGIFLPPAKKVLVQGRLNKRLRAHGFTRFGQYYRLVTDPAQRREFQVMVDCLTTNETYFFREPAHFEYLKTLLPGLASKGPVRVWSAASSTGEEIYTLAMVLAETLRERPWEVIGSDINSQVLQQARRGLYSLERTQGIAPELMRKYCLKGVRAQAGYFLIDKPLRARTRFTQINLKDDLGQLGKFQVIFLRNVMIYFDPGTKKDVVERIIEALVPGGYFFISHSESLHGITSKLKMVRPSVFQKA; encoded by the coding sequence ATGGATCAGGAAATCGATTTTCAGGTCGAGCCGATCACGGACGACGAATTCAAGCGTTTTCAGAAATTGCTGCACGACACGGCAGGCATTTTCCTGCCCCCGGCCAAGAAGGTGCTGGTGCAGGGGCGTCTGAACAAGCGTCTGCGCGCCCACGGCTTCACCCGATTTGGTCAGTACTACCGGCTGGTCACCGACCCCGCCCAGCGGCGGGAGTTTCAGGTGATGGTGGACTGCCTGACCACCAACGAGACCTACTTCTTCCGCGAACCGGCCCACTTCGAATACCTCAAGACCCTGCTGCCGGGGCTGGCCAGCAAGGGGCCGGTGCGGGTCTGGAGCGCCGCCAGCTCCACCGGTGAGGAGATTTATACCCTGGCCATGGTGCTGGCCGAGACCCTGCGCGAACGGCCCTGGGAGGTGATCGGCTCGGACATCAACAGCCAGGTACTGCAACAGGCGCGCAGGGGACTGTATTCCCTGGAGCGCACCCAGGGCATTGCGCCTGAGCTGATGCGCAAGTATTGCCTCAAGGGGGTACGCGCCCAGGCCGGTTATTTCCTCATCGACAAGCCGCTCAGGGCGCGTACCCGCTTCACCCAGATCAACCTGAAAGACGACCTCGGCCAACTGGGCAAGTTTCAGGTCATCTTCCTGCGCAACGTGATGATCTACTTCGATCCGGGAACCAAGAAAGACGTGGTGGAACGCATCATCGAGGCCCTGGTGCCGGGCGGCTACTTCTTCATCAGCCATTCCGAGAGCCTGCACGGCATCACCAGCAAGTTGAAGATGGTCCGCCCATCGGTATTCCAGAAGGCCTGA